ATGCTGTTTGCTGAAACGGTAAAGGTTTATCGTCGTTTGTGCAGGCATTTGGTGGGCGTGATTTACACCCATTGGGCAGAGCTAGGAGGATTGTCGAATCAGCAGATCATCCCTGCTGTGGAAAGGTTGATTCACCAAACTGCTCAAAACCCGAATGTGAAATACGCTTCGTTTGATAGGGTGTTTCACAAATTTCCAAGCTACTACCGCAGAGGTGCAATTGCCTTTGCATTTGGGCAAGTGAGCAGCTTTGTCGCCCGTTATCAGCAATGGCAATCAGGCACTCGCAAAAGACGAGAGGCTAACCCTCCCACCCTGAATGCGAATACAGGCTGCTATCCAACCCTGTACAAAGGACAGTGCTACAAACTGCATGGCTATGACCAAGTAGAAATCAAGGTTTTTACAGGTACGGATTGGATTTGGACAACCGTTCAGATTGCGGGGCTAGGAGAGCGGCATAGGGTCGATACCAACAAACTGTTATCGCCGTCGCTGATTTGCAATCAGCATTCGTGTCATCTCTCTGTCCCCTTTGAGTGTCACCCCGAAAAGCGGCAATCCGACCAAAACGTGGTTGCTGTTGACCTGGGCATCAACACTACAGCGACGGTTTCGGTTGTAACTTTTTGCGGTACTGTAATCCACCGTGAGTTGATTCACCCTGGAAGAGACATAGACCGCAGAGACAAACAGCTGAAATCGGTATCCGTCAGAGCAAGCAAGACGATCTTGCTACGCAAGGTGCGGAGCACCATCTTGCTACGCAAGGTGCGGAGCACCATGGGGAAAGGCGGAAAACTACAGAAGGGATTCTGCTCTAACACCTATCGAAAATGCCGCCATATCAACCAACAGATTGCACACATCGTCTCGAGGCGAATTGTGCAGATTGCCAAAGCATTTAACGCTGAGGCAATCGTATTTGAGAACCTAAAAGGCTGGAAGGCAACGGGAGGGCGGAAACGCTCCCCTTTGCGGCAGCGCTTTCAGGGTTGGCTCAAAAGCATGATTCGGGACTATAGCGAGATGAAATGGCAAGAGGCTGGGGGTAAAACCATCGATGTGATTGCTGCCTGTACCTCAAAGTTGGCGTATGACGGCTCTGGAGTTGTGGAGCGCGACGGCAGGAACTATGCTTTGGCTAAATTCGCCTCTGGTAAGCGATATTCGGCAGACTTGAATGGCGCTTACAACATTGCTGCCAGAGGGATTCTTAAGCTCACTTGCCGAAAGGAGAGTGAGGGGTATTTGGGCAAAAGTTCCCGATACTCGCCTAGAAGCTGGGCTGGTTTGTGTGACCTGTGGGCGAATCAGAGAGTTACAGGTCAGCACCGACACCACCACCTCGCCTCAGCAGGTGGTGTGAGCTTCATCTGGTCCTTACCTAACCTAACTAGCTCTAGACCCAAAGATGCCCCGTCTCAACCCAACAAGCCAGGATAGGCTTGAACTCAGTCGCTTCTGGATGCTTTTGGACAGGGAATAGGGATCCCTGCTCAGACCCAAAGAAGTCGTTACAATAATCAAGACAGGTGGGTGGATCGGCCCGTAGGGGAAGCGCCACAGGAATGTGCAATGGGAGAGTCCGTCTTTAGCAGGTTAGGTCAATGGATCTCGAATACACCCCTGCGCTCTCTTGAGCAAGCTTATGAGGCCGCCCTTCGCATCAAAGCCATCGAAGATCAACACTTCCACGGACAATCTATCAGGAGTGATGGAGAACATGGCCAAAATGTCAGTCGCTACTTTCAAATTCAACTGCGTCAACAACTCAGCCAAATAGAGCTGCGTCTGGCGGAATTTCGAGCCAGTAGCACCTTTTCTCGTCTGCCGGATCCCAGTCGCAACGGCAGCGGCCCCATTGCTTCCTCTGGCCAAGGTGCCCAAGATCAGGATAAAGAACCCCATCCTAGCGACCCTGTAAGCAACGACAAGAGCCCTGAAAACGGTCGCCAAAGCCGGGATCCCTCTATTTTGGAGAAATTGCAGTTTATCGACCAGGTGCTCTCTCGCTACAAACGTCCCCCTGGCAAACCCAAATCCATCGCTGCCCCGTTAGAGTCTCCCGATCAGCCCCAACAACTGGCCCCGACCCAGCCCACTCCCTCCGACAAAGGGGACAAGACAAGCCCCAACAATGGCAATGCTCCTGTTGCCTCCAAAATGGGGATCCTACCCCGCTCCATTCTGCGCACTGCTAGCCAGATCCGGCGTGAGCTGAGTTCCCAAGCAGAAGAAGAATTGATCCGTGATTACCGCAACTCCCGCAATCGTACGTTGGTATCGGTGCGGTTTCTATTGTTGTTGGCGATCTTGCCTCTGCTCACCCAAATTCTCTCGAAAAATTTTCTGTTTGGGCCGTTGATAGATCACCTGCAATACCAGAACCCTACTGCTATCACCCTCAGCCAGGAATTTCAGGAAAAAGCCCTGTCAGAGTTCGAGTTTTTTAAGGAGAAAATTGAGTTTGAGCGAGCCTTGCGCCACCAGTCCCCAGAACTGGATTTGGAGGCAGAAGATCAGCTCTCAGCCAAAGCAGAAGAACTGCTGCAAAAGTATGGCCGTAAGAACTCAGAAGGGATCAAAAATGTTTTTGCCGATCTATTGTCTCTGGTTGTATTCGGTTGGCTGATCTTCATTGGGCGAGAAGAAATCGAGGTACTTAAATCCTTTTTGGATCGCCTCATCTATGGTCTGAGCGATAGTGCCAAGGCTTTTATTATCATTCTCTTTACAGATATATTTGTAGGTTATCACTCACCCCATGGATGGGAGGTACTCCTCAGTAATTTAGCCGCTCACTTGGGGGTACCGGAGAACCGAGATTTGGTCTATGGCTTTATTGCGACTTTCCCGGTTTTTCTGGATACGGTGTTTAAGTATTGGATCTTCCGCTATTTGAATCGGGTATCGCCCTCTTCGGTGGCCACCTACCGGGCCATGAACGATTAACCCACTCCTTAGTCGCTAGTCGGCGGGAAGCCCCGTGCTCTCCCGTTGGCGCAGCCTGCCTGCATAGGGGAGTGTCAGGATGAGAGTCAGGGATGCTTACGGGAAGCAAGCGACTACCGACTCCAGCCAACCCACAAACAGCGATGTCAAGTGATGTCAAATGAGCCCCTGGCGCAACATGTTGCGCCATCAGTACAACTGGATGCTGGCCGATTGCTTTGATGACCCTCCGGGTCGTGCGGAGCACGATTGGTGGGAGACGAACCGCTGCCCGGTCAATGCTTGCCCACTGGTGGCGAGTATTGCCGAGCTACGGGAGCAGCCCAACTACCTACTGCAGCCAGAAGCAGTCATTGCCCAGTCTCTCAGGAGATGGTGAAGCGGGTCAACTTGGCCTTTGATTTGAGCGGTTCACCAAGGGTGATGGTTCGGGCAAGCCCCGGTTCAAGGGGCAGCACCGTTATCGGACATTCACCTATCCCCAGGCAAGCCACGACTGGAAGACACGGCGCAAGCTCCATTGGCTGTTGATGTTGCTTTTGTCCTGCTAGGGGTTCAGTAGGGCAACCTAAGAGAGCCAGTCTCAAGTATGCGTGGGTTGCTTCAACCCCGCTCCAAAAAGGCAACTCCCTCCACATGCCCTGTTTGAGGAAAGAAGTCGGCTGCTCGCCATTGGGTCAGTCGATAGGATCCTTCTGCAAGGAGAACCTGGAGGTCTCGAGCCAGCGTCGCTGGATGACAACTGATGTAAACAAGCCTTTGGGGTTGTCGAAGCAACAGGGTCTCCAGCACCTGGCGATCGCAGCCGCGGCGCGGGGGATCCAGCACCACGATATCGGCAGGTGGCAAAGTGGGCAGCACCTGTTCGACGGTGCCCTGGAAAAATTGCACCGAGGTGATGCCATTGAACTGGGCATTGTAACGAGCCTGGAGCACAGCTTCTGGCAGAGATTCCACCCCCACAACCCGTTTGGCCCGTTGCGCCAACAGCAAGGTGAAGGTGCCAATGCCGCAGTAGGCATCGAGGAGGGTTTCATGCCCTTGTAGTTGCAGTTGATCGGCAATCCAGGTAAAGAAGGCTTCCGCTTGCTCGGTATTCACCTGAAAAAAAGAAGTGCTGTCAATCCAAAGGGAAAGGCCAGCAAACTCCTCCCGTAGGGCACCGCGGCCGGCAATCACTTCGGTTTGCGGGCCAAAAATGGTGTTGGTACGAGCCGGGTTGAGATTGAGGCAGACCCCCACCAGGTCGGGATAGCGATCCAGCCAGCGCTGGGCCCAAGTTTCTAGCTGAGGGAGCCGGCGACTGCGACTCACCAAGGTCAGCAGCACCTCGCGGGTACGGCGACCGATGCGCAAACCCAGATGACGCAGGTGCCCTTGATGCCGAGTTTCCTCATAAACACTCCAGCCAGTTTCTTGCAGATCCCGCTTAATTTCCCTGAGGAACACATCCAGCCGTTCATCTTGGACGGGGCATTGGTTGAGATTGACCAGGCGGTGACTACCGGTTTGGTAGTAGCCCATGCGCAACGGTTGCCCTTCCGGTTGGGCGATGGGGTAGGTGACTTTGTTGCGGTAGCGAAGCGGTTGCGGGGATCCCAAGATGGGCACCGGCTCCGGCAAAGGGATCCCCCCAATCCGTTGGAGGGCATCGGCCAAAATCTGCTGTTTGGTGGCCAACTGCATGGCATAGCTCACGTGCTGCCACTGACAGCCACCACATTTGTCCGCCACGATGCAAGCCGGTCGTACCCGCTCGGGGGAGGGAACCTGTATCGATTGAATCCGCCCAATCAGGTAGTTGCGCCTGGTTTCGATCACCCGCACTTCTACCTGATCCCCAGGGATCCCTTGGGGTACGAAGACCACCTGTCCTACTCCAGGGCCAGCGGTATGGCCAATGCCATCCCCTTGGGGGGTAAGCCCGGTGATCTGCAGCGAGAGGAGGTCTCCCGGTTTGACCTGAGAGGGAGCATCCGAAAGGGGAGAAACAACCATGGACGGCTCAAAGAAGGGCTTTCTATTGTGGCATGGGCGTGGCATGGGTTTGGGATTGGGGGCTACCCTCCACAGGAAGCTGAACATAGAAGCAGGTTTGGTTATTGCCACTGCTGACTCGAATCGTTCCGTGGAGTTGTACCACCATTTGTTGAATCAGTGCCAATCCCAAACCTGTCCCCCCCTGTCGCCAGGGATCCCCGGAAGGGATACGATAAAACTTCTCGAAAATGCGCTCCTGTTGGTCGGGTGGGATTTCAACCCCGGTATTGGTAACGGCAAACCCGATTTGTCCAGTGGGATCCCCCCCCGCTACTGCCAGCGGAGAGGAGGCAGAGGGGTAGATCACCTCCAGTTGGATTTGAGCACCAGGAGGGGAATACTTACAGGCGTTGTTCAGCAGTTCCGCCAAAATCCGCCCCAAATAGTTGCAGTCCGTCCGAAGCTGAGTGAGGGTGGGATGCAGCGTCAGGGTCAGGGTTTGCTGCCGCTGTTGGGTGCGGGTATGAAGCTCTCCCACCTGGCGTAGCCGAGGTGGGAGTGTCCTATGCCAATCTCGAACTATCCAGAGTCCAGAGATCACATAGACAAGCCCAGCTTCTAGGCGACCGTCCAGAGCTTTTGCTGAAACGGCCCTCACTGTCCTTTCGGCAAGTGAGCTTTAAAACACCCCTGGCAACGATATTTTGGTTTCCGTTGAGGTCGCGATTATAGCGTTTGCCAGAAGCAAATTTTGCTAGCGCGTAGTTCTTTGAATCGCGCGTGACAATCCCAGAACCATCGTAGGCCAGCTTCGAGGTGTAGGCGGCAACGATATCAATCACCTTTCCACCCAGTTCGCGCCACTTCATTTCGGTGTAGTCGCGGCTCATCCCTTTGAGCCAACCCTGAAAGCGCTGGCGCAGGTTAGAGCCTCGCCCCCCCACCTGTTGCCTTCCAACCCTTCAGCCCCTCAGAGCTGATTCGCTCAAATGAAGATTGGGTCAGCCTTTTGAGGCTAAGCACGAGACCCTAATGCTGTCTGAGATACTGTCTAGCCCAACCATCGCTCAGCCAAGTGCCAATCCACTCTCTATGCTCGTAAGCTGGGTTAGGGCTCGCAACGGAATGGATGGCAAAACGCAAGGGATTTGGATCAGGGGCTAAGAAACAGCCACCCCTATCAGAATGGGTTCGCCAAGCAGAGGCCCAACTGCGGCAAGGCCAGGTGATTCGATGTCGGCAACTCTGCCAACAGGTGCTTTCGCAGCAGGGATCCCTTTCTGGAACTGCTGAAGAAATGGCAGTTGCACAGGCATATGCCCTGTTGGGTCAAATTGAACAGGGATGCGGGCACTTTCCCGCCGCCATGTTGCACTACCAGCAGGCTATCTTGACCTGTCCACCTACCGCTCCGGCTAGCTTGATTGCCGAGTACCACGCCCTGTTGGGGAGACTGTTGCGCCAGATGGGGGAGAAGAAACAGGCCCAGTCGTTATTTGAACAGGCGCTGGCGCGGGATCCCGATTTGCTACTGGCGCGGGTGGGGTTGGCGGATCTGCTCCAGGCGCAAGGGGAGTTCGAGGTGGCCCTGGAGCACTATACCCTAGCTTGGCAGGGATCCCAGCAGGAGCCGGATATTCCGTATCAGATTGGGATGTGTTTGTGGAAACAGGGGCAAGGATCGCAGGCAAAGGGTTGGTTTCAGCAGGCCCTCTCTCTACAGCCGGATCACAGCGATGCCCGTTACATGCTGGCGATTTTGGGAGAATTGCCCTTACCGGATAAAACTCCCGCCGCTTGGGTAACCCGCCTGTTCGATGAATATGCCCCAAGATTTGAGCAGCATTTGCTACAAAAGCTGAACTACCAGGGACCCCAGGCTCTGTGGAACGGGATCCTAGCGGTGGCAGAAGCCCAAGGATCTGCCCCTCGGTTTGAACAGGCCCTGGATTTGGGCTGCGGCACAGGCTTGGTGGGATCCCTAGTGCGCCCCTACGTGCAGCGGTTGTGGGGAGTGGATTTGTCCGGTCGCATGGTGGAAATGGCCCGTCAAAAGGGCCTTTACGACCAGTTGGTGCAAGGGGATTTGCTGGAGCTGCTGCAGCGGACACCGGAACGTTACGACCTGATCTTGGCGGCAGATGTGTTCATTTATTGGGGAGATTTGGCTCAGGTGTTCCCAGCCTGTGGCCGAGTGTTAACCTCCGGTGGGCTTCTGGCCTTTACGGTTGAGCAGGGATCCCTCTCCGGCTACGCACTGGGATCCACAAGCGGTCGCTTTGTCCACTCCGAATCCTATATACGGCAGCAGGCGGAACGGGTGGGACTGGATCCCGTATACCATCAGGACTTTACCCTGCGGCGCGAGGGAGAAACGGGTGTACCCGGAGCAGTATGGTGTTTGCGTCAGCGGTAACCCCAAGCATCCCGAGGTGGATCGGTTGGCTGAGGTCGGGTTTGGGGGATCCCTGCTGAAAGAGCATTGGCCCGATCCGCAGCCGCCTTCAGCTCAATCAAAGCAGACATGACATTGCTCCAATCCAGATCAGGGCGGCTCAACAGCTCCCGGATCTGGTTCAGCACCGCTTCTGACTTTAGGGTTTGGGGGAGGGGAGAACGTTGCCGGTTGGGGGAACGTTTCACCGCTTCAATGCCTTGGGTCACCAACCTAGCGATATCTTGGCTGGCCCGCACCAAAGCTTTTTCCCGCTGAAAACTCCAACCATTGCGATTGGTGGCATACATGGGCTGCATACGGTTCAGCACATAACCGGCCACATCCACAGCATCAATTTTGTCTTTTTGGCTGTCGGGCAAGCGACCCAACTGACGAGTCACCTCCTGCATCACCATCTCTTCCAAGACGTTGACCAACGGGCGGGTTGGTTGTGGGCTGGGGCTGACGCCCCCTTGGGAGGTACGGGAATACATAAAAATAGGGGGCTTGGAAAACGTTTGGATATTGCCCTTGATTCTAGCGGGATCCCACAGGGGCATGGTGTGGGGTGGCAATGGCTTGGCTTCCGTTCGTATGCTGGTGAGCGACGAGCACCGATTGAGGCTGAGCGTGAGGATCGTCTGGGAGCGCAGCATTTACGGCGGCAATGGCCGAGTGCCTTGCATTATTTGTGGCGGGTGGGCCAACCCTGTCCAGAAACAGGGGCATCAAGTCTTATTGGCGGTGGTCTACAACGATCGTGGCCAAATCTACGGGGAAGCCTGCCGTAGCTGTGTCAACTTGGGGGCGAAAGGGATTAAGGAATGTTTACAGGAACGGATTGCCCGCCTGCGCAACCAACTGCAAGATTTGCAGGAATTGGAACGGGGGGAGGTGCAACTGCCCAGCTTAGAACAGGAGTTAAGCGCTTATTTAGAGTGACATGCCCCTGGAGCACTACGTAGCGTTAGATGCACTTGCGCAGGAATGGGCGTGATTAAATGGGACACCTTAGGTGAGTCAGTTTAGGCACGACTCCTCACCCCACTTAGCACACTCAGAAGGGAGTTTACCCATGTTGTGGATTGGGCAGTGGCCCCGTTGGTTAAAAGCACTGAGCATCACCCTGGCCTTTGGATTGGGCCTTGTTGTGCTCACCATCACCTCTTCACTGGGATCCCCAAAGATCTCTCATCCGCTGGATCCCCTCACCGCTGAAGAAATTGAAACCACCGCCAGTGTGATCCGCGCAGCAGAACGTTTGGCGGAAGATGCCATCTTCGTGATCATTGATTTGCAGGAGCCGGACAAAACCGAGGTACTCAGCTTTCAGCCTGGGGATCCCTTCCGTCGCGAAGCTTTTGCCATCGTCTATGAACCGAAGGCCAACCGCACCTACGAAGCGGTTGTGGATTTGATGGAGGACAAGCTACTCAGCTGGACGGAAGTGCCGGATGTGCAGCCGGCCATGGTGGCCAGCGAGTTTGGCTTGGCTGCCGAGGTGGTGAAGGCGGATCCCGGCTGGCAGGAAGCGATGCGCAAACGGGGGATCACCGATTTTGACCGGGTGGCTGTCGATTGCTGGGCTCCCGGCAACTTGACCGAGGAAGAAGAAGCCTCTGGGGATCGCTTCTGTCGCGGCATTTCCTACTACAAGGGTGACAACTGGAACTACTATGGCGCACCCATTGAAGGGGTGCTGGCCACCGTCAACCTGAACAGCGGCAAAGTCTCAAGGCTAATCGACGATGACACCATCGTCGCGTTCTCCAAAGAGAGCTTTGATTACGACCTAGCTTCTCTGGGCACGGTTCGCCCCGCCCCCAAACCCCTGAAACTCACCCACCCCAACGGAGCCAGCTACGACATCAACGGCAACGAGATTACCTGGCAAGGCTGGAAGTTTCGCTACCTGATGCACCCGCGTGAGGGATTGGTGCTCTACACGGTGCGCTACCAAGAGGGCGACGAAGAACGGCCTGTGTTCTACCGGGTCAGCCTCTCGGAAATGGTGGTGCCCTACGGGGATCCGGAAGAAACCTGGTATTTCCGCAACGCCTTCGATGTCGGGGAATACAACTTTGGTTTACTTGCCAACACGATGGAATTGGGCAAGGAAGTGCCGGAAAACGGTCTGCTGTTGGATGCCGTCTTCGCCGATAACGATGGGGAATCTTATGTGATGCCGGGGGTCATCGGCCTCTACGAACGGGACAACGGCATGCTCTGGAAGCACTACGACTACAACAGCGAGCGCAACGATGTCCGCCGCAGCCGCGAGCTGGTGATGACCATGACCGCCGCCATCGGCAACTACGACTACGGCATTAGCTGGGTGTTTCACCAGGATGGCACCTTTGAGGTGCAGGCAGACTTGACCGGGATCGTCTTGGCCAAAGGAACCGATGCAGTCACCGCCGCCGATGCGGATCCCTTCGCTCCCTTGATGGCTCCCCATGTGGGCGGTACCAACCACCAGCACTACTTCAGTTTCCGGCTGGATATGGATGTGGATGGCACCGACAACGGCATCATGGAGATGAACCTCAAGCCCCTACCCAAAGGCCCCGACAACCCAGCCGGCAACGCCTTCATCATGGAAGATACCCACCTGATGACCGAAAAAGAAGCAGTACGGGATATGAACATGGCCAGCAGCCGCAAGTGGGTCATTGTCTCCACCTCGAAGGAGAATGCCATCGGTGCCCACACAGCCTATGCTCTTATGCCTGGTCCAAATGCTGTGTTCTTACCCGTGGAGGGAGCCAACGTGCGGGATCGAGCCGGATTTGCCACCCACCACTTCTGGGCCACCCACTACAAACCCGGTGAACTGTATGCGGCGGGTCTCTACCCGAACCACAGCAAACCGGGCGAAGGGTTACCCGAATGGATTAGCGATGACCAACCTCTAGAAGGGGAAGATCTCGTCGTCTGGTACTCCTTGGGAGTTTCCCATGTGCCCCGTCCAGAGGACTGGCCAGTCATGCCAGTGCACAGAACAGGCTTCAAACTCATGCCCTGGGGCTTCTTCGACCGCAACCCAGCCATTGATCTGGCGGAACCCGCCTAAAACCAGAGGGCGATCATCCGAATCGTCCCAGTGGGGTCTGGACTGTTCCAGGCCCTCTTTTCTGGCACAACTCAGGTCTTCTCACAGCAACAGGGATCCCGAATAGCCCTTATCCACGCTCTCGCATCGCTTCTGCCAGCAGTTGGGCCACTTCCGGTCGAGAAAACTCCGGTGGGGGCACTTCGCCGCGCCGCAACATTTCCCGCACTTTGGTGCCCGAGAGGTGGATGCGCTGGTGGGGTTGGCTGGGGCTGGTCTTGGCCGTAGCCATCGTACCCGTGACGGTGCAGTAGAAGGCATGTTCAAACTTCAGGGGGATAATTCCTAGTTCCCCCGGCTCAAACTGATCAAAAATGGACTGGGCATCGTAGGTGCCGTAGTAATCCCCTACCCCCGCGTGATCCCGTCCAACAATGAAATGGGTGCAGCCGTAGTTCTTGCGGATCAGAGCGTGGAAGATCGCCTCGCGCGGGCCAGCATAGCGCATGGCCGAAGGATTAATCGCCAAAATCACCCGATCCTGGGGGTAATAGTGCTCGATTAACACCTCATAGCAACGCATCCGCACATCAGCGGGAATGTCATCGCTCTTGGTGGCCCCCACCAGCGGGTGGAGAAACAACCCATCCACAATTTCCAAAGCACACTTTTGGATGTACTCGTGGGCACGGTGGATCGGGTTGCGGGTTTGGAAACCTACAATGGTTTTCCAGCCTTTGTCACGGAATTGCTGTCGAGACTGGGCCGGATCGATCTGGTAGGTTGGGAAGAGGGGATGGGGATCCCGTTGTAAAAGGGTGACTGGGCCGGCCAAGTAGACGGATCCCTGCTCGTAGAGCACCTTCACCCCTGGATGGTTGTCGTCCGTAGTGCGGTAAACCTGCTGGGCTTCGTGGGTTTTGTCGTAGGTGAATTTTTCCGTCAGCTCCATCAACCCCAGAACTTTTCCGGTGGCAGAGGCCAGAGCCAGCATTTGCCCCTCTTTCAAACCAGCAGCTTCTTCCGGGGTCACGGGTAGGGTGACCGGGAGCGACCAAGCCAAACCATTGGCCAGATGCATAGTTTCCACCACCGCCTGATAATCCGCCTGGCCCATAAACCCTGTCAGGGGGCTAAAGCCACCAATGGCGATCATCTCCAAATCCGATTGGGCTCGCTCACTCAGGTAAACAGTAGGGCAATGATTGGCCTTTGAGCGCAGCTCCTCCACCTGCTCAGCTAGGGCAATGCGATTGATCAGGGTACCCCCGTGGGGAGGAATGGCATCACGAATAGGGACAGTCGATTGGGATTGGCTCATGAGAAATAAGGGTGGGAATCGTAAAGCAATACACAACAGGAGGACTGGTTAATCGAAGTTAATCCACCAAATTAGTCCAATAAGTAGGGAGGCATCTTCTCATCGGTGGCCGATACATTGTCAAAGATGGGCCGGTTCATGATCTTCTTTTGCGTGTGGGCTAGGGGGGAAGGTTGCGGCTGAGGTTTTGGCTGAGTTGGGGCTTGCCCTTGGTTGCTGCGCAACTCTTGGATGGTTTTGGCCCGTTCGTCCGCT
The window above is part of the Thermostichus vulcanus str. 'Rupite' genome. Proteins encoded here:
- the pxcA gene encoding proton extrusion protein PcxA; translated protein: MGESVFSRLGQWISNTPLRSLEQAYEAALRIKAIEDQHFHGQSIRSDGEHGQNVSRYFQIQLRQQLSQIELRLAEFRASSTFSRLPDPSRNGSGPIASSGQGAQDQDKEPHPSDPVSNDKSPENGRQSRDPSILEKLQFIDQVLSRYKRPPGKPKSIAAPLESPDQPQQLAPTQPTPSDKGDKTSPNNGNAPVASKMGILPRSILRTASQIRRELSSQAEEELIRDYRNSRNRTLVSVRFLLLLAILPLLTQILSKNFLFGPLIDHLQYQNPTAITLSQEFQEKALSEFEFFKEKIEFERALRHQSPELDLEAEDQLSAKAEELLQKYGRKNSEGIKNVFADLLSLVVFGWLIFIGREEIEVLKSFLDRLIYGLSDSAKAFIIILFTDIFVGYHSPHGWEVLLSNLAAHLGVPENRDLVYGFIATFPVFLDTVFKYWIFRYLNRVSPSSVATYRAMND
- the rlmD gene encoding 23S rRNA (uracil(1939)-C(5))-methyltransferase RlmD, translating into MVVSPLSDAPSQVKPGDLLSLQITGLTPQGDGIGHTAGPGVGQVVFVPQGIPGDQVEVRVIETRRNYLIGRIQSIQVPSPERVRPACIVADKCGGCQWQHVSYAMQLATKQQILADALQRIGGIPLPEPVPILGSPQPLRYRNKVTYPIAQPEGQPLRMGYYQTGSHRLVNLNQCPVQDERLDVFLREIKRDLQETGWSVYEETRHQGHLRHLGLRIGRRTREVLLTLVSRSRRLPQLETWAQRWLDRYPDLVGVCLNLNPARTNTIFGPQTEVIAGRGALREEFAGLSLWIDSTSFFQVNTEQAEAFFTWIADQLQLQGHETLLDAYCGIGTFTLLLAQRAKRVVGVESLPEAVLQARYNAQFNGITSVQFFQGTVEQVLPTLPPADIVVLDPPRRGCDRQVLETLLLRQPQRLVYISCHPATLARDLQVLLAEGSYRLTQWRAADFFPQTGHVEGVAFLERG
- a CDS encoding sensor histidine kinase produces the protein MGELHTRTQQRQQTLTLTLHPTLTQLRTDCNYLGRILAELLNNACKYSPPGAQIQLEVIYPSASSPLAVAGGDPTGQIGFAVTNTGVEIPPDQQERIFEKFYRIPSGDPWRQGGTGLGLALIQQMVVQLHGTIRVSSGNNQTCFYVQLPVEGSPQSQTHATPMPQ
- a CDS encoding tetratricopeptide repeat protein; translation: MAKRKGFGSGAKKQPPLSEWVRQAEAQLRQGQVIRCRQLCQQVLSQQGSLSGTAEEMAVAQAYALLGQIEQGCGHFPAAMLHYQQAILTCPPTAPASLIAEYHALLGRLLRQMGEKKQAQSLFEQALARDPDLLLARVGLADLLQAQGEFEVALEHYTLAWQGSQQEPDIPYQIGMCLWKQGQGSQAKGWFQQALSLQPDHSDARYMLAILGELPLPDKTPAAWVTRLFDEYAPRFEQHLLQKLNYQGPQALWNGILAVAEAQGSAPRFEQALDLGCGTGLVGSLVRPYVQRLWGVDLSGRMVEMARQKGLYDQLVQGDLLELLQRTPERYDLILAADVFIYWGDLAQVFPACGRVLTSGGLLAFTVEQGSLSGYALGSTSGRFVHSESYIRQQAERVGLDPVYHQDFTLRREGETGVPGAVWCLRQR
- a CDS encoding late competence development ComFB family protein; this translates as MYSRTSQGGVSPSPQPTRPLVNVLEEMVMQEVTRQLGRLPDSQKDKIDAVDVAGYVLNRMQPMYATNRNGWSFQREKALVRASQDIARLVTQGIEAVKRSPNRQRSPLPQTLKSEAVLNQIRELLSRPDLDWSNVMSALIELKAAADRANALSAGIPQTRPQPTDPPRDAWGYR
- a CDS encoding primary-amine oxidase, with the protein product MLWIGQWPRWLKALSITLAFGLGLVVLTITSSLGSPKISHPLDPLTAEEIETTASVIRAAERLAEDAIFVIIDLQEPDKTEVLSFQPGDPFRREAFAIVYEPKANRTYEAVVDLMEDKLLSWTEVPDVQPAMVASEFGLAAEVVKADPGWQEAMRKRGITDFDRVAVDCWAPGNLTEEEEASGDRFCRGISYYKGDNWNYYGAPIEGVLATVNLNSGKVSRLIDDDTIVAFSKESFDYDLASLGTVRPAPKPLKLTHPNGASYDINGNEITWQGWKFRYLMHPREGLVLYTVRYQEGDEERPVFYRVSLSEMVVPYGDPEETWYFRNAFDVGEYNFGLLANTMELGKEVPENGLLLDAVFADNDGESYVMPGVIGLYERDNGMLWKHYDYNSERNDVRRSRELVMTMTAAIGNYDYGISWVFHQDGTFEVQADLTGIVLAKGTDAVTAADADPFAPLMAPHVGGTNHQHYFSFRLDMDVDGTDNGIMEMNLKPLPKGPDNPAGNAFIMEDTHLMTEKEAVRDMNMASSRKWVIVSTSKENAIGAHTAYALMPGPNAVFLPVEGANVRDRAGFATHHFWATHYKPGELYAAGLYPNHSKPGEGLPEWISDDQPLEGEDLVVWYSLGVSHVPRPEDWPVMPVHRTGFKLMPWGFFDRNPAIDLAEPA
- the sat gene encoding sulfate adenylyltransferase yields the protein MSQSQSTVPIRDAIPPHGGTLINRIALAEQVEELRSKANHCPTVYLSERAQSDLEMIAIGGFSPLTGFMGQADYQAVVETMHLANGLAWSLPVTLPVTPEEAAGLKEGQMLALASATGKVLGLMELTEKFTYDKTHEAQQVYRTTDDNHPGVKVLYEQGSVYLAGPVTLLQRDPHPLFPTYQIDPAQSRQQFRDKGWKTIVGFQTRNPIHRAHEYIQKCALEIVDGLFLHPLVGATKSDDIPADVRMRCYEVLIEHYYPQDRVILAINPSAMRYAGPREAIFHALIRKNYGCTHFIVGRDHAGVGDYYGTYDAQSIFDQFEPGELGIIPLKFEHAFYCTVTGTMATAKTSPSQPHQRIHLSGTKVREMLRRGEVPPPEFSRPEVAQLLAEAMRERG